The following coding sequences are from one Arcobacter nitrofigilis DSM 7299 window:
- a CDS encoding NifB/NifX family molybdenum-iron cluster-binding protein: MITFPLKTNKENAAVSPLFGKAKYFAFFDGKNLSIEANPYERGSKLINWFNEKGVDTIVIKEMGAKPFEAISKTAIKVLYAGNDRVTTNEVLENYTTNSLKELSIDELQKIVKEHKGDKSSSCHSHSHEGETKKSCHKKMVAQNPYVFLNK, encoded by the coding sequence ATGATTACATTTCCACTAAAAACAAATAAAGAAAATGCAGCGGTATCACCCCTGTTTGGTAAAGCAAAATATTTTGCTTTTTTTGATGGCAAAAATTTAAGTATTGAGGCAAATCCATACGAAAGAGGTTCAAAACTTATTAATTGGTTTAATGAAAAAGGTGTAGATACAATAGTAATAAAAGAGATGGGTGCTAAACCTTTTGAAGCTATTTCTAAAACAGCTATAAAAGTATTGTATGCAGGTAATGATAGAGTTACTACAAATGAGGTATTAGAAAACTATACTACTAATAGCTTAAAAGAGTTATCAATAGATGAACTTCAAAAAATAGTTAAAGAGCACAAAGGAGATAAAAGTTCTTCTTGTCATTCACATTCACATGAAGGTGAAACTAAAAAGAGTTGTCATAAAAAAATGGTAGCTCAAAATCCATATGTTTTTTTAAATAAATAG
- a CDS encoding fumarate hydratase, protein MKKITEEDIIESIADACQYISFYHPEDFVKGMVEAYNVEKGEAAKNAIGQILINSKMCAMGHRPLCQDTGSVNIFVKVGLNAPLDIKKELVDLLNEGVAKGYTDPDNTLRYSVVADPAGKRVNTKNNTPAVIHVSVDNSDEIDITVAAKGGGSENKSKFAVLNPSDSIYDWVMENVRNMGAGWCPPGILGIGIGGNPEKSMLLAKESLMSHVDIHELKARGPKNALEELRLKLYEDINKVGIGAQGLGGITTVLDVKILDYPCHAASLPVAMIPNCAATRHIHFKLKGNGPAIFNKPDLDLWPDIELPMDTIKRVNIEDLTKENLSQFKSGDTLLLSGKILTARDAAHKKIVEYKNAGKDLPNGVKLEDRFIYYVGPVDPVRDEAVGPAGPTTSTRMDKFTKDMMEIGIMGMIGKAERKQPTIDLIKEYKSMYLIATGGAAYLISQSIKSAKVLAFEELGMEAIYEFEVKDMPVTVAVDTEGVSIHTTGPAKWRTI, encoded by the coding sequence ATGAAAAAAATAACCGAAGAAGATATAATCGAGAGTATAGCAGATGCATGTCAATATATATCATTTTATCATCCAGAAGATTTTGTAAAAGGGATGGTAGAAGCTTATAATGTAGAAAAAGGTGAAGCTGCAAAAAATGCAATTGGACAAATATTAATTAATTCAAAAATGTGTGCAATGGGTCATAGACCTTTATGTCAAGATACAGGAAGTGTTAATATCTTTGTAAAGGTTGGATTAAATGCTCCTTTAGATATTAAAAAAGAGTTAGTTGATTTATTAAATGAAGGTGTTGCAAAAGGGTATACAGATCCAGATAACACTTTAAGATATTCAGTAGTTGCAGATCCTGCTGGAAAAAGAGTAAATACAAAAAACAATACACCAGCAGTTATTCATGTAAGTGTAGATAATTCAGATGAGATAGATATTACAGTTGCAGCAAAAGGTGGAGGAAGTGAAAACAAATCTAAATTTGCTGTATTAAACCCAAGTGATAGTATTTATGATTGGGTTATGGAAAATGTTAGAAATATGGGAGCTGGATGGTGTCCTCCTGGAATATTAGGAATTGGAATTGGAGGAAATCCTGAGAAATCTATGCTTTTAGCAAAAGAGTCTTTAATGAGTCATGTTGATATACATGAACTTAAAGCAAGGGGTCCAAAAAATGCCCTAGAAGAATTAAGACTTAAATTATATGAAGATATTAATAAAGTAGGAATTGGAGCTCAAGGTCTTGGTGGAATTACAACTGTACTTGATGTTAAAATATTAGATTACCCATGTCATGCAGCATCACTTCCTGTTGCTATGATTCCAAACTGTGCAGCAACAAGACATATTCACTTTAAACTAAAAGGTAATGGACCAGCAATATTTAATAAACCAGATTTAGATTTATGGCCAGATATTGAATTACCAATGGATACAATTAAAAGAGTAAATATAGAAGATTTAACAAAAGAGAATTTATCTCAATTTAAATCAGGAGATACACTTTTACTTTCAGGGAAAATTTTAACTGCAAGAGATGCAGCACATAAAAAAATAGTTGAATATAAAAATGCTGGAAAAGATCTTCCTAATGGAGTTAAATTAGAAGATAGATTTATTTATTATGTTGGACCAGTTGATCCTGTAAGAGATGAAGCAGTAGGACCAGCGGGACCAACAACATCTACAAGAATGGATAAATTTACTAAAGACATGATGGAAATAGGAATCATGGGAATGATTGGAAAAGCTGAAAGAAAACAACCAACAATTGATTTAATCAAAGAGTATAAATCAATGTACTTAATTGCTACTGGTGGAGCTGCTTATTTGATTTCACAATCAATTAAATCAGCAAAAGTATTAGCATTTGAAGAACTTGGTATGGAAGCTATCTATGAGTTTGAGGTTAAAGACATGCCTGTTACTGTAGCTGTTGATACTGAAGGTGTTTCTATTCATACTACTGGGCCTGCTAAGTGGAGAACTATCTAA
- a CDS encoding response regulator transcription factor, with translation MINIAMVEDDAELAEVLTEYLSKFNIKVTNYEEPFLALSSLKINKFDLIILDLTLPGMDGLDVCKQIITNHDIPIIISSARSDITDKVTALQLGADDYLPKPYDPRELEVRIKTILRRYNISTKIEEKPTKVFIFDEEKKEIRKNGKFIRLTAAEYEVLSLLIKREGFIVSRDDIFENSDLLNSDYDNIGSLAVIINRIRHKIEANPKTPNYLHTIRGMGYKFLQ, from the coding sequence ATGATAAATATAGCAATGGTAGAAGATGATGCAGAATTAGCAGAAGTTCTTACTGAATATTTAAGTAAATTTAATATAAAAGTGACAAACTATGAAGAACCTTTTTTGGCTCTTAGTAGTTTAAAAATAAACAAATTTGATTTGATAATTTTAGATTTAACTCTCCCTGGAATGGATGGATTAGATGTTTGTAAGCAAATAATTACAAATCATGATATTCCAATTATTATTTCAAGTGCTAGAAGTGATATAACTGATAAAGTTACTGCTTTACAATTAGGTGCAGATGATTATTTACCAAAACCATACGACCCAAGAGAGTTAGAAGTAAGAATAAAGACTATTTTACGAAGATACAATATAAGTACTAAAATTGAAGAGAAACCAACAAAAGTTTTTATTTTTGATGAAGAGAAAAAAGAGATAAGAAAAAATGGTAAATTTATTAGACTAACAGCTGCTGAATATGAAGTATTGTCTTTATTGATTAAAAGAGAAGGATTTATTGTCTCAAGGGATGATATCTTTGAAAATAGTGATTTATTAAATAGTGATTATGACAATATTGGTTCACTTGCAGTTATTATAAACAGAATAAGACATAAAATAGAAGCAAATCCCAAAACACCAAATTATTTGCATACAATAAGAGGAATGGGATATAAATTTTTACAATGA
- a CDS encoding ArsS family sensor histidine kinase, with amino-acid sequence MKKESIFFTVTISFVISIFLVIASFIILVLHTQDDKEKHLSKKYLPVAKMVLEQQRTNGLTKFFVESLSNMDMEFINDIGKMNAVLYNPQTKVALERRYRTILVRVLDLHGDSYLFIKSDGLEIMFKDSDYKHVNPLIYLIVVFAVLFIAIILSFITTWKRLYPIKLLKDKVITLGEEDFDFEYDTNDSDEVSQLAIEFKNTAKKLKNIKESRNVFIRNIMHELKTPITKGKFLSELENSDENAEKMRRVFTRLESLINEFTQIEELISSTKNIVKNNYFLDDIIDNATDMLMLEDDVIISKYENKKLNVNFKLFCLAVKNLIDNAIKYSDDRKVTIKTNNQDEIIFENSGEGLKYPLEKYFEPFFANESKSKNSFGLGLYIVNSILKANNCILKYEYKDEINIFKIAKSEQKDK; translated from the coding sequence ATGAAAAAAGAGTCAATATTTTTTACAGTAACAATTAGTTTTGTTATCTCAATATTTTTAGTAATAGCTAGTTTTATAATATTAGTACTTCATACCCAAGATGATAAAGAAAAACATCTTTCAAAAAAGTATTTACCAGTAGCTAAGATGGTACTAGAACAACAAAGAACAAATGGATTGACTAAATTTTTTGTTGAATCTTTGTCTAATATGGATATGGAATTTATAAATGATATTGGTAAAATGAATGCCGTTTTATATAATCCCCAAACAAAAGTAGCATTAGAGAGAAGATATAGAACAATTTTAGTTAGAGTTTTAGATTTACATGGTGATAGTTATTTGTTTATAAAAAGTGATGGCTTAGAAATAATGTTTAAAGATAGTGACTATAAACATGTAAATCCATTGATATATCTAATAGTAGTTTTTGCAGTGTTATTTATAGCAATTATTTTATCTTTTATTACAACTTGGAAAAGACTATATCCAATAAAACTTTTAAAAGATAAAGTAATAACTTTAGGGGAAGAGGATTTTGATTTTGAGTATGATACAAATGATTCTGATGAAGTTTCCCAATTAGCAATTGAGTTTAAAAATACCGCAAAAAAATTAAAAAATATAAAAGAATCAAGAAATGTATTTATAAGAAATATAATGCATGAACTAAAAACTCCAATTACAAAAGGTAAGTTTCTAAGTGAATTGGAAAATAGTGATGAAAATGCTGAAAAGATGAGAAGAGTATTTACTAGATTAGAGTCTTTAATTAATGAGTTTACTCAAATCGAAGAGCTTATTTCCTCTACAAAAAATATTGTAAAAAATAACTATTTTTTAGATGATATTATAGATAATGCTACAGATATGCTTATGCTAGAAGATGATGTAATTATCTCTAAATACGAAAATAAAAAATTAAATGTAAATTTTAAACTTTTTTGTTTGGCTGTAAAAAATCTGATTGATAATGCAATAAAATATTCAGATGATAGAAAAGTAACTATAAAAACAAATAATCAAGATGAAATAATATTTGAAAATAGTGGTGAAGGATTGAAATATCCCCTTGAAAAATACTTTGAACCATTTTTTGCAAATGAAAGTAAAAGTAAAAATAGTTTTGGACTTGGTTTATATATAGTAAACTCTATACTAAAAGCAAATAATTGCATACTTAAATATGAATATAAAGATGAAATAAATATTTTTAAAATAGCTAAAAGTGAACAAAAGGATAAATAA
- a CDS encoding BaiN/RdsA family NAD(P)/FAD-dependent oxidoreductase, with product MGAGASGLMFATHLKNDNVCLIDSNAKVGAKIKVSGGAKCNITNNKVSANNYLGENNFVTSILKEFSNEDLIRFLKKQNLNFKLNEKIVKGTFFCNTSQDVIDMFLKLIKNKRIFLNTTVLDVEYENFYKIKTNNKTIEAKKLVIASGGLSYQSLGASSIAFDIAKSFNHKVSPLNPALVGFTVQKDQFWFKELSGISMFVKASVENKSFEGNILFAHKGITGPVILNSSLYWKKGKMSIDFLPNKTFKSFLKGNKNISSSFNLPKRFMQEFLKSVQINDKAISSLTKEELNKLEVLKNYEFAPAGNFGYTKAEVTKGGVEVEQIDVKTMESKLQKDLYFIGEALDVTGELGGFNFQFAFSSAYVCAKELNK from the coding sequence ATAGGTGCAGGTGCTAGTGGATTGATGTTTGCAACACACTTAAAAAATGATAATGTTTGTTTAATAGATAGTAATGCAAAAGTTGGTGCAAAAATAAAAGTATCCGGTGGAGCAAAGTGTAATATTACAAATAATAAGGTAAGTGCTAATAATTACCTAGGTGAGAATAATTTTGTAACTTCAATTTTAAAAGAGTTTTCAAATGAGGATTTAATAAGATTTTTAAAAAAGCAAAATTTAAACTTCAAACTCAATGAAAAGATTGTAAAAGGAACTTTTTTTTGTAACACCTCCCAAGATGTTATTGATATGTTTTTAAAACTTATAAAGAATAAAAGAATTTTTTTAAATACGACAGTATTAGATGTAGAGTATGAAAACTTCTATAAAATAAAAACAAATAATAAAACAATAGAAGCAAAAAAATTAGTAATAGCAAGTGGAGGTTTGAGTTATCAAAGCTTAGGAGCTAGTTCTATTGCTTTTGATATCGCAAAATCTTTTAATCATAAAGTAAGTCCTTTAAATCCTGCCCTTGTGGGCTTTACTGTTCAAAAAGACCAATTTTGGTTTAAAGAATTAAGTGGTATTTCTATGTTTGTAAAAGCAAGTGTTGAGAACAAAAGTTTTGAAGGAAATATTCTTTTTGCCCATAAAGGAATAACTGGACCTGTGATTTTAAATAGTTCTTTATATTGGAAAAAAGGAAAGATGAGTATAGACTTTTTGCCAAATAAAACTTTTAAATCCTTTTTAAAAGGTAATAAAAATATCTCCTCAAGTTTTAACTTGCCCAAAAGATTTATGCAAGAGTTTTTAAAATCAGTTCAAATAAATGATAAAGCAATTAGTAGTTTGACAAAAGAAGAATTAAATAAATTAGAAGTTTTAAAAAACTATGAATTCGCACCTGCTGGGAACTTTGGATATACAAAAGCAGAAGTTACAAAAGGTGGAGTAGAAGTTGAGCAAATAGATGTAAAAACTATGGAAAGTAAGCTTCAAAAAGATTTATACTTTATAGGTGAAGCTTTGGATGTAACAGGCGAACTTGGAGGTTTTAATTTTCAGTTTGCTTTTTCTTCTGCTTATGTATGTGCAAAAGAGCTAAATAAATAG
- a CDS encoding metal ABC transporter permease, which produces MEIFEYAFMIRAFVAGIFIAILAPTLGTFVVVRRYSMLSDSLAHISLLGVALGFLFSISTTFSAIIIALLASLFIEYLRKNHNIYSDSILSIFLSSALALAIIIVSISNSFNVALFSYLFGSIVAVSKEDIWTICIFGVLSALFIINNYQKLLFVAFDEEVAKASGINVSFLNYMLVSLVAITVGLSIKIIGVLLIGALMIMPVISAMQFEKSFFITCLLAVSFAVLAVIVGLFVSFYISLPSGATIVVVSLILFILSLMLKINKKRAL; this is translated from the coding sequence TACGCTTTTATGATACGAGCTTTTGTAGCAGGTATTTTTATAGCAATTTTAGCACCTACTTTAGGTACTTTTGTAGTTGTAAGAAGATACTCTATGTTATCTGATTCTTTAGCTCATATTTCCCTACTTGGTGTTGCACTTGGTTTTTTATTTTCAATCTCAACAACATTTAGTGCAATTATAATAGCTCTTTTAGCTTCACTTTTTATAGAATACCTAAGAAAAAACCATAATATATATTCTGATTCTATTTTATCAATATTTTTATCTTCAGCCCTTGCACTTGCAATTATTATAGTTTCAATTTCAAACTCTTTTAATGTAGCTTTATTTAGTTATCTTTTTGGTTCAATTGTTGCCGTTTCAAAAGAAGATATTTGGACAATTTGTATATTTGGAGTTTTATCTGCTCTTTTCATTATCAATAATTATCAAAAACTACTTTTTGTGGCATTTGATGAAGAAGTTGCAAAAGCCTCTGGAATAAATGTAAGTTTTTTAAATTATATGTTAGTTTCACTTGTGGCAATTACAGTTGGATTATCCATAAAAATTATTGGAGTATTATTAATAGGTGCCTTAATGATAATGCCAGTAATTTCTGCAATGCAATTTGAAAAAAGTTTTTTTATAACTTGTTTATTAGCAGTATCTTTTGCAGTTTTAGCTGTAATAGTTGGGCTTTTTGTCTCATTTTATATATCTTTACCAAGTGGTGCTACTATTGTAGTAGTTTCGTTGATTTTATTTATACTAAGTTTAATGTTAAAAATAAACAAAAAAAGAGCTTTATAA